In Symphalangus syndactylus isolate Jambi chromosome 14, NHGRI_mSymSyn1-v2.1_pri, whole genome shotgun sequence, one DNA window encodes the following:
- the WDR90 gene encoding WD repeat-containing protein 90 isoform X3, translating into MTAEVVAEVAPLPGSRCQASRGVLCAGRAEAKAGSSSGGAMARAWQHPFLNVFRHFRVDEWKRSAKQGDVAVVTDKTLKGAVYRIRGSVSAANYIQLPKSSTQSLGLTGRYLYVLFRPLPSKHFVIHLDVSTKDNQVIRVSFSNLFKEFKSTATWLQFPFVLEARTPQTDLVGSAPPGARWTCLQLDLQDVLLVYLNRCYGHLKSVRLCASLLVRNLYTSDLCFEPAISGAQWAKLPVTPMPREMAFPVPKGESWHDRYIHIRFPRDSLKVPSKPIEKSCSPPETVLLGPGPQPFPCPVASSKPVRFSVSPVVQMPSPTASGRAPLAPRPFLEVSLSQERSDASNADGPSFHSLESWAQVEASDAHTAAADTHVLTHESAEVPVALEDTGSCEGFLPDPVLRLKGVIGFGGHSTRQALWTPDGAAVVYPCHAVIVVLLVDTGEQRFFLGHTDKVSALALDGSSSLLASAQARAPSVTRLWDFQTGQCLCLFQSPMHVVCSLSFSDSGALLCGVGKDHHGRTMVVAWGTGQVGLGGEVVVLAKAHTDFDVQAFRVTVFDETRMASCGQGSVRLWRLRGGALRSCPVDLGEYHALQFTDLAFKQAQDGCPEPSAAMLFVCSRSGHILEIDCQRMVVRHARRLLPTQTPGGPHPQKQTFSLGPGIAISSLSVSPAVCAVGSEDGFLRLWPLDFSSVLLEAEHEGPVSSVRVSPDGLRVLSATSSGHLGFLDTLSRVYHMLARSHTAPVLALAMEQRRGQLATVSQDRTVRIWDLATLQQLYDFTSSEDAPCTVTFHPTRPTFFCGFSSGAVRSFSLEAAEVLVEHTCHRGAITGLTATPDGRLLFSSCSQGSLAQYSCADPRWHVLRVAADMVCPDAPASPCALAVSRDGRLLAFVGPSRCTVTVMGSASLDELLRVDIGALDLASGRLDSAMAVCFGPAALGHLLVSTSSNRVVVLDAASGRAIRELPGVHPEPCPSLTLSEDARFLLIATGRTVKVWDYATQASPGPQVYIGHSEPVQAVAFSPDQQQVLSAGDAVFLWDILATTESDQSFPGAPPACEAGPGTGPLEDAASRASELPRQQVPKPSRASPPRLGVCARPLEGGDGTFSTSDEEGPCEESCDPEGLGQASGPPVPTEEEAGRAGDGAWAAAVGSWGLALPPRPPGQPREQWRAGQGRWCRCRGLRAVGARDTRNSGTPRTTYLASYKSFTPARVSCSPHSAKGTSLPPASGGWLRLKAVVGYGGNGRANMVWRPDTGFFAYTCGRLVVVEDLHSGAQQHWPGHPAEISTLALSHSAQVLASASGHSSTTAHCQIRVWDVSGGLCQHLISHHSTTVLALAFSPDDRLLVTLGDHDGRTLALWGTATYDLVSYTRLPEPVHGVAFNPWDAGELTCVGQGTVTFRLLQQRGADVSLQVHREPVPEAVGAGELTSLCYGAPPLLYCGTSSGQVCVWDTRAGRCFLSWEADDGGIGLLLFSGSRLVSGSSTGRLRLWAVGAVSELRCKGSGARSSSVFMEHELLLDGAVVSASFDDSVDMGIVGTTAGTLWFVSWAEGTSTRLISGHRSKVNEVVFSPGESHGATCSEDGSVRVWALASMELVIQFQVLNQSCLCLAWSPRCCGRPEQQRLAAGYGDGSLRIFSVSRTAMELKMHPHPVALTTVAFSSDGQTVLSGDKDGLVAVSHRCTGTTFRVLSDHQGAPISTICVTCRECGDLGVEGTDLWLAASGDQRVSVWASDWLRNRCELVDWLSFPMPATTETQGHLPPSLAAFCPWDGALLMYVGPGVYKEVIIYNFCQKQVVEKIPLPFFAMSLSLSPGTHLLAVGFAEGMLRLVDCATGIAQDFASHDNAVHLCRFTPSARLLFTAARNEILVWEVLGR; encoded by the exons ATGACGGCGGAAGTGGTGGCGGAAGTGGCACCGTTGCCAGGCAGCCGTTGTCAGGCGTCGCGGGGCGTGCTGTGCGCTGGGCGcgcggaggccaaggcgggaagctCGAGCGGCGGCGCCATGGCCCGAG CGTGGCAGCACCCGTTCCTCAACGTCTTCAGACACTTCCGGGTGGACGAGTGGAAGCGGTCCGCGAAGCAGGGGGACGTGGCCGTGGTCACG GACAAGACCCTGAAGGGCGCCGTGTATCGCATTCGGGGCTCAGTCTCCGCCGCCAACTACATCCAGCTCCCTAAGAGCAGCACCCAGTCCCTGGGGCTGACTGGGCGATACCTGTATGTGCTCTTTCGGCCCCTGCCCAGCAAGCACTTCGTCATCCACTTGGATGTGTCCACCAAG GACAACCAAGTCATCCGTGTGTCTTTCTCCAACCTCTTCAAGGAGTTTAAGTCTACGGCCACGTGGCTCCAGTTTCCCTTCGTCCTGGAGGCCAGAACACCTCAGACAG ATCTGGTGGGTTCGGCACCCCCTGGAGCCCGCTGGACCTGCCTGCAGCTCGACCTGCAGGACGTTCTCCTGGTCTACCTGAACCGGTGCTATGGCCATCTCAAGAGCGTCAGGCTGTGCGCCAGCCTGCTGGTCAGGAACCTGTACACCAGCGACCTGTGCTTTGAGCCTG CCATCTCTGGGGCCCAGTGGGCAAAGCTGCCCGTGACTCCTATGCCTCGGGAAATGGCATTCCCTGTGCCCAAGGGAGAGAGCTGGCATGACCGCTACATCCACATCCG GTTTCCAAGAGACAGCTTGAAAGTGCCTTCCAAGCCGATTGAGAAGAGCTGTTCCCCTCCTGAGACAG TCCTCCTGGGGCCGGGGCCGCAGCCTTTCCCTTGCCCGGTGGCCTCCAGCAAACCTGTGCGGTTCAGTGTGTCTCCAGTGGTCCAGATGCCCAGCCCCACAGCC TCCGGCCGGGCCCCCTTGGCACCCAGGCCCTTCCTGGAGGTCAGCTTGTCCCAAGAGCGCTCAGACGCCTCCAATGCGGATGGCCCCAGTTTCCATAGCCTTGAGTCCTGGGCCCAGGTGGAGGCCTCTGACGCCCACACGGCTGCTGCTGACACCCACGTGTTGACTCATGAGTCGGCTGAGGTGCCTGTGGCCCTTGAGGACACCGGCTCCTGCGAG GGCTTCCTCCCAGACCCGGTCCTGAGGCTCAAGGGCGTCATCGGCTTCGGGGGCCACAGCACCAGACAG gccctgtggaccccggacggggcggctgtcGTGTACCCCTGCCATGCGGTCATCGTCGTCCTGCTCGTGGACACGGGGGAGCAGCGCTTCTTCCTCGGCCACACAGACAAG GTCTCCGCCCTGGCGCTGGATGGCAGCAGCTCACTATTGGCCTCGGCCCAGGCAAGGGCCCCCAGTGTGACGCGGCTCTGGGACTTCCAGACCGGGCAGTGCCTGTGCCTGTTCCAGAGCCCAATGCACGTTGTCTGCTCCCTCAG CTTCTCTGACAGCGGGGCCCTTCTCTGCGGGGTTGGCAAGGACCACCACGGGAGGACG ATGGTGGTGGCCTGGGGCACCGGCCAGGTGGGCCTCGGTGGCGAGGTGGTCGTTCTGGCAAAGGCGCACACTGACTTTGACGTCCAGGCCTTCCGGGTCACCGTTTTTGATGAAACCAG GATGGCGTCGTGTGGGCAGGGCAGCGTGCGACTCTGGCGGCTGCGTGGCGGGGCGCTGCGTTCCTGCCCCGTGGACTTAGGGGAGTACCACGCGCTGCAGTTCACTGACCTCGCCTTCAAGCAGGCCCAGGACGGCTGCCCAGAGCCCTCGGCTGCCATGCT CTTCGTGTGCAGCCGCAGTGGCCACATCTTGGAGATTGACTGTCAGCGCATGGTCGTGCGGCATGCCCGCCGCCTGCTCCCCACACAGACTCCGGGCGGCCCCCACCCGCAGAAGCAGACCTTCAGCTTAG GCCCCGGCATTGCCATCAGCAGCCTCAGCGTCTCCCCGGCTGTGTGTGCTGTGGGCTCTGAGGACGGCTTCCTGCGGCTCTGGCCCCTGGACTTCTCCTCGGTGCTCCTGGAGGCAG AGCACGAGGGCCCCGTCAGCTCAGTCCGTGTCAGCCCCGATGGCCTCCGTGTGCTGTCTGCCACCTCCTCGGGCCACCTGGGCTTCCTGGACACGCTGTCCCGGGTGTACCACATGCTGGCTCGCTCCCACACCGCCCCGGTGCTGGCCCTCGCCATGGAGCAGAGGCGGGGACAGCTGGCCACCGTGTCCCAGGACCGCACCGTCCGCATCTGGGACCTGGCCACCCTGCAGCAG CTATACGACTTCACATCATCAGAGGATGCCCCGTGCACTGTCACCTTCCACCCTACAAGGCCAACCTTTTTCTGTGGCTTTAGCAGTGGGGCCGTGCGTTCCTTCAGCCTGGAGGCTGCTGAGGTCCTGGTGGAACACAC GTGCCACCGAGGAGCCATCACCGGCCTGACCGCCACCCCTGACGGCCGCCTGCTCTTCAGCTCCTGCTCCCAGGGCTCCCTGGCCCAGTACAGCTGTGCAGACCCCCGGTGGCATGTCCTCCGAGTGGCAG CGGACATGGTATGCCCGGATGCCCCCGCGAGCCCCTGCGCTCTGGCAGTCAGCAGGGATGGCCGCCTGCTGGCCTTCGTGGGACCCTCCAGGTGCACAGTGACAGTCATGGGCTCAGCCTCCCTTGACGAG CTGCTGCGCGTTGACATCGGCGCTCTGGACCTGGCCAGCGGCCGCCTGGACTCAGCCATGGCTGTGTGCTTTGGCCCTGCAGCTCTGGGCCACCTGCTGGTATCCACCTCGTCCAACAGAGTCGTGGTGCTGGATGCTGCGTCGGGCCGCGCCATCCGGGAG CTGCCCGGTGTCCACCCTGAGCCCTGCCCCTCCTTGACGCTCAGTGAAGACGCCCGCTTCCTGCTGATCGCCACCGGTCGGACTGTCAAGGTGTGGGACTACGCGACACAGGCCAGCCCAGGCCCCCAG GTGTACATCGGCCACTCGGAACCCGTGCAGGCTGTGGCCTTCTCTCCTGACCAGCAGCAGGTCCTCAGCGCAGGGGACGCCGTCTTCCTCTGGGATATCCTGGCCACTACTGAGAG cGATCAAAGCTTCCCCGGGGCCCCCCCAGCCTGCGAGGCAG GCCCGGGCACAGGACCGCTGGAGGATGCGGCGTCCAGGGCCAGCGAGCTCCCTCGGCAGCAGGTCCCCAAGCCATCTCGGGCATCTCCACCACGGCTAGGCGTCTGTGCCAGGCCTCTGGAAGGTGGCGATG GTACCTTTTCCACGTCGGATGAGGAAGGACCCTGTGAGGAGAGCTGTGACCCGGAGGGGCTTGGGCAGGCCTCAGGCCCACCTGTGCCCACGGAGGAGGAGGCCGGCAGGGCTGGAGACGGGGCCTGGGCTGCGGCAGTGGGCTCCTGGGGGCTTGCCCTGCCTCCCCGTCCCCCCGGCCAACCCCGTGAGCagtggagggcagggcagggacgcTGGTGCCGGTGCAGGGGCTTGAGGGCAGTCG GCGCCAGGGACACCAGGAATTCGGGGACCCCACGCACCACCTACCTGGCTTCCTACAAGTCCTTCACGCCTGCCAGGGTCAGCTGCAGCCCCCACTCTGCCAAG GGCACTTCCCTGCCTCCCGCCAGCGGTGGATGGCTGCGTCTGAAGGCTGTCGTTGGTTACGGCGGGAATGGGCGGGCCAACATGGTCTGGAGGCCGGACACAG GCTTCTTTGCCTACACGTGCGGTCGCCTGGTGGTGGTAGAGGACCTGCACTCTGGCGCTCAGCAGCACTGGCCCGGCCACCCTGCGGAGATCTCCACGCTGGCCCTCAGCCACAGTGCCCAG GTCCTGGCCTCTGCCTCGGGCCACAGCAGCACGACCGCCCATTGTCAGATCCGCGTCTGGGACGTGTCTGGTGGCCTCTGCCAGCATCTCATTTCCCACCATAGCACCACCGTGCTGGCCCTGGCTTTCTCACCAGATGACAGGCTTCTTGTCACATTGG GGGACCACGACGGCCGCACCCTCGCCCTGTGGGGCACGGCCACCTATGACCTCGTGTCCTACACCCGCCTCCCGGAGCCAGTGCATGGCGTGGCCTTCAACCCCTGGGATGCCGGCGAGCTCACCTGTGTGGGCCAGGGCACTGTCACCTTCCGGCTCCTGCAGCAGCGCGGGGCAGACGTCAGCCTTCAG GTGCATCGAGAGCCGGTCCCAGAGGCAGTGGGGGCTGGAGAGCTGACCTCGCTCTGCTACGGGGCACCCCCCCTGCTCTACTGTGGCACCAGCTCTGGCCAGGTCTGTGTCTGGGACACGCGTGCCGGCCGCTGCTTCCTGTCCTGGGAGGCGGACGACGGTGGCATTG GACTGTTGCTGTTCTCAGGCTCTCGGTTGGTCAGCGGCAGCAGCACAGGGCGGCTGCGCCTGTGGGCCGTGGGGGCTGTGTCGGAGCTGAGGTGCAAGGGTTCAGGCGCCAG GTCCAGTTCTGTGTTCATGGAACACGAGCTGCTGCTGGACGGGGCTGTGGTGAGCGCCAGCTTCGATGACAGCGTGGACATGGGCATCGTGGGCACCACGGCGGGCACGCTGTGGTTTGTCAGCTGGGCCGAGGGCACCAGCACGCGTCTCATCAGTGGCCACAGAAGCAAG GTGAACGAGGTGGTCTTCAGCCCCGGGGAGTCCCACGGCGCCACATGCAGTGAGGATGGGAGTGTGCGAGTGTGGGCCTTGGCCAGCATGGAGCTTGTGATCCAGTTCCAGGTGCTGAATCAG AGCTGCCTCTGCCTTGCATGGAGCCCCCGGTGCTGTGGCCGCCCTGAGCAGCAGCGGCTAGCGGCAGGCTATGGTGACGGCTCCCTGCGCATCTTCAGCGTCTCCCGCACGGCCATGGAACTCAAGATGCACCCCCACCCGGTGGCGCTGACCACTGTTGCCTTCTCCAGTGATG GTCAGACTGTCCTCTCTGGAGACAAGGATGGGCTCGTGGCTGTGAGCCACCGCTGCACAGGGACGACTTTCCGTGTGCTGAGTGACCACCAGGGCGCCCCAATCTCTACCATCTGTGTCACATGCAGAGAG TGTGGAGACTTAGGGGTGGAGGGCACAGACCTATGGCTGGCTGCCAGTGGGGACCAGCGGGTCAGCGTCTGGGCCTCCGACTGGCTGCGGAACCGCTGTGAGCTCGTGGACTGGTTGAGTTTCCCAATGCCTGCCACCACGGAG ACTCAGGGCCACCTGCCACCCTCCCTCGCTGCCTTCTGCCCTTGGGATGGGGCGCTACTGATGTACGTGGGCCCTGGTGTTTACAAGGAGGTGATCATCTACAACTTCTGCCAGAAGCAG GTGGTGGAGAAGATACCACTGCCCTTTTTTGCCATGTCCCTGAGCCTGTCCCCGGGGACCCACCTCCTGGCTGTTGGCTTTGCTG AGGGCATGCTGAGGCTGGTAGACTGTGCCACGGGGATTGCTCAAGACTTTGCCAGCCACGACAATGCAGTGCATCTGTGCAGGTTTACACCGTCCGCCAGGCTGCTCTTCACAGCCGCCCGCAACGAGATCCTGGTGTGGGAGGTTCTCGGCCGCTGA
- the WDR90 gene encoding WD repeat-containing protein 90 isoform X5, with amino-acid sequence MTAEVVAEVAPLPGSRCQASRGVLCAGRAEAKAGSSSGGAMARAWQHPFLNVFRHFRVDEWKRSAKQGDVAVVTDKTLKGAVYRIRGSVSAANYIQLPKSSTQSLGLTGRYLYVLFRPLPSKHFVIHLDVSTKDNQVIRVSFSNLFKEFKSTATWLQFPFVLEARTPQTDLVGSAPPGARWTCLQLDLQDVLLVYLNRCYGHLKSVRLCASLLVRNLYTSDLCFEPAISGAQWAKLPVTPMPREMAFPVPKGESWHDRYIHIRFPRDSLKVPSKPIEKSCSPPETVLLGPGPQPFPCPVASSKPVRFSVSPVVQMPSPTASGRAPLAPRPFLEVSLSQERSDASNADGPSFHSLESWAQVEASDAHTAAADTHVLTHESAEVPVALEDTGSCEGFLPDPVLRLKGVIGFGGHSTRQALWTPDGAAVVYPCHAVIVVLLVDTGEQRFFLGHTDKVSALALDGSSSLLASAQARAPSVTRLWDFQTGQCLCLFQSPMHVVCSLSFSDSGALLCGVGKDHHGRTMVVAWGTGQVGLGGEVVVLAKAHTDFDVQAFRVTVFDETRMASCGQGSVRLWRLRGGALRSCPVDLGEYHALQFTDLAFKQAQDGCPEPSAAMLFVCSRSGHILEIDCQRMVVRHARRLLPTQTPGGPHPQKQTFSLGPGIAISSLSVSPAVCAVGSEDGFLRLWPLDFSSVLLEAEHEGPVSSVRVSPDGLRVLSATSSGHLGFLDTLSRVYHMLARSHTAPVLALAMEQRRGQLATVSQDRTVRIWDLATLQQLYDFTSSEDAPCTVTFHPTRPTFFCGFSSGAVRSFSLEAAEVLVEHTCHRGAITGLTATPDGRLLFSSCSQGSLAQYSCADPRWHVLRVAADMVCPDAPASPCALAVSRDGRLLAFVGPSRCTVTVMGSASLDELLRVDIGALDLASGRLDSAMAVCFGPAALGHLLVSTSSNRVVVLDAASGRAIRELPGVHPEPCPSLTLSEDARFLLIATGRTVKVWDYATQASPGPQVYIGHSEPVQAVAFSPDQQQVLSAGDAVFLWDILATTESDQSFPGAPPACEAGPGTGPLEDAASRASELPRQQVPKPSRASPPRLGVCARPLEGGDGTFSTSDEEGPCEESCDPEGLGQASGPPVPTEEEAGRAGDGAWAAAVGSWGLALPPRPPGQPREQWRAGQGRWCRCRGLRAVGARDTRNSGTPRTTYLASYKSFTPARVSCSPHSAKGTSLPPASGGWLRLKAVVGYGGNGRANMVWRPDTGFFAYTCGRLVVVEDLHSGAQQHWPGHPAEISTLALSHSAQVLASASGHSSTTAHCQIRVWDVSGGLCQHLISHHSTTVLALAFSPDDRLLVTLGDHDGRTLALWGTATYDLVSYTRLPEPVHGVAFNPWDAGELTCVGQGTVTFRLLQQRGADVSLQVHREPVPEAVGAGELTSLCYGAPPLLYCGTSSGQVCVWDTRAGRCFLSWEADDGGIGLLLFSGSRLVSGSSTGRLRLWAVGAVSELRCKGSGARSSSVFMEHELLLDGAVVSASFDDSVDMGIVGTTAGTLWFVSWAEGTSTRLISGHRSKVNEVVFSPGESHGATCSEDGSVRVWALASMELVIQFQVLNQSCLCLAWSPRCCGRPEQQRLAAGYGDGSLRIFSVSRTAMELKMHPHPVALTTVAFSSDGQTVLSGDKDGLVAVSHRCTGTTFRVLSDHQGAPISTICVTCRECGDLGVEGTDLWLAASGDQRVSVWASDWLRNRCELVDWLSFPMPATTETQGHLPPSLAAFCPWDGALLMYVGPGVYKEVIIYNFCQKQRAC; translated from the exons ATGACGGCGGAAGTGGTGGCGGAAGTGGCACCGTTGCCAGGCAGCCGTTGTCAGGCGTCGCGGGGCGTGCTGTGCGCTGGGCGcgcggaggccaaggcgggaagctCGAGCGGCGGCGCCATGGCCCGAG CGTGGCAGCACCCGTTCCTCAACGTCTTCAGACACTTCCGGGTGGACGAGTGGAAGCGGTCCGCGAAGCAGGGGGACGTGGCCGTGGTCACG GACAAGACCCTGAAGGGCGCCGTGTATCGCATTCGGGGCTCAGTCTCCGCCGCCAACTACATCCAGCTCCCTAAGAGCAGCACCCAGTCCCTGGGGCTGACTGGGCGATACCTGTATGTGCTCTTTCGGCCCCTGCCCAGCAAGCACTTCGTCATCCACTTGGATGTGTCCACCAAG GACAACCAAGTCATCCGTGTGTCTTTCTCCAACCTCTTCAAGGAGTTTAAGTCTACGGCCACGTGGCTCCAGTTTCCCTTCGTCCTGGAGGCCAGAACACCTCAGACAG ATCTGGTGGGTTCGGCACCCCCTGGAGCCCGCTGGACCTGCCTGCAGCTCGACCTGCAGGACGTTCTCCTGGTCTACCTGAACCGGTGCTATGGCCATCTCAAGAGCGTCAGGCTGTGCGCCAGCCTGCTGGTCAGGAACCTGTACACCAGCGACCTGTGCTTTGAGCCTG CCATCTCTGGGGCCCAGTGGGCAAAGCTGCCCGTGACTCCTATGCCTCGGGAAATGGCATTCCCTGTGCCCAAGGGAGAGAGCTGGCATGACCGCTACATCCACATCCG GTTTCCAAGAGACAGCTTGAAAGTGCCTTCCAAGCCGATTGAGAAGAGCTGTTCCCCTCCTGAGACAG TCCTCCTGGGGCCGGGGCCGCAGCCTTTCCCTTGCCCGGTGGCCTCCAGCAAACCTGTGCGGTTCAGTGTGTCTCCAGTGGTCCAGATGCCCAGCCCCACAGCC TCCGGCCGGGCCCCCTTGGCACCCAGGCCCTTCCTGGAGGTCAGCTTGTCCCAAGAGCGCTCAGACGCCTCCAATGCGGATGGCCCCAGTTTCCATAGCCTTGAGTCCTGGGCCCAGGTGGAGGCCTCTGACGCCCACACGGCTGCTGCTGACACCCACGTGTTGACTCATGAGTCGGCTGAGGTGCCTGTGGCCCTTGAGGACACCGGCTCCTGCGAG GGCTTCCTCCCAGACCCGGTCCTGAGGCTCAAGGGCGTCATCGGCTTCGGGGGCCACAGCACCAGACAG gccctgtggaccccggacggggcggctgtcGTGTACCCCTGCCATGCGGTCATCGTCGTCCTGCTCGTGGACACGGGGGAGCAGCGCTTCTTCCTCGGCCACACAGACAAG GTCTCCGCCCTGGCGCTGGATGGCAGCAGCTCACTATTGGCCTCGGCCCAGGCAAGGGCCCCCAGTGTGACGCGGCTCTGGGACTTCCAGACCGGGCAGTGCCTGTGCCTGTTCCAGAGCCCAATGCACGTTGTCTGCTCCCTCAG CTTCTCTGACAGCGGGGCCCTTCTCTGCGGGGTTGGCAAGGACCACCACGGGAGGACG ATGGTGGTGGCCTGGGGCACCGGCCAGGTGGGCCTCGGTGGCGAGGTGGTCGTTCTGGCAAAGGCGCACACTGACTTTGACGTCCAGGCCTTCCGGGTCACCGTTTTTGATGAAACCAG GATGGCGTCGTGTGGGCAGGGCAGCGTGCGACTCTGGCGGCTGCGTGGCGGGGCGCTGCGTTCCTGCCCCGTGGACTTAGGGGAGTACCACGCGCTGCAGTTCACTGACCTCGCCTTCAAGCAGGCCCAGGACGGCTGCCCAGAGCCCTCGGCTGCCATGCT CTTCGTGTGCAGCCGCAGTGGCCACATCTTGGAGATTGACTGTCAGCGCATGGTCGTGCGGCATGCCCGCCGCCTGCTCCCCACACAGACTCCGGGCGGCCCCCACCCGCAGAAGCAGACCTTCAGCTTAG GCCCCGGCATTGCCATCAGCAGCCTCAGCGTCTCCCCGGCTGTGTGTGCTGTGGGCTCTGAGGACGGCTTCCTGCGGCTCTGGCCCCTGGACTTCTCCTCGGTGCTCCTGGAGGCAG AGCACGAGGGCCCCGTCAGCTCAGTCCGTGTCAGCCCCGATGGCCTCCGTGTGCTGTCTGCCACCTCCTCGGGCCACCTGGGCTTCCTGGACACGCTGTCCCGGGTGTACCACATGCTGGCTCGCTCCCACACCGCCCCGGTGCTGGCCCTCGCCATGGAGCAGAGGCGGGGACAGCTGGCCACCGTGTCCCAGGACCGCACCGTCCGCATCTGGGACCTGGCCACCCTGCAGCAG CTATACGACTTCACATCATCAGAGGATGCCCCGTGCACTGTCACCTTCCACCCTACAAGGCCAACCTTTTTCTGTGGCTTTAGCAGTGGGGCCGTGCGTTCCTTCAGCCTGGAGGCTGCTGAGGTCCTGGTGGAACACAC GTGCCACCGAGGAGCCATCACCGGCCTGACCGCCACCCCTGACGGCCGCCTGCTCTTCAGCTCCTGCTCCCAGGGCTCCCTGGCCCAGTACAGCTGTGCAGACCCCCGGTGGCATGTCCTCCGAGTGGCAG CGGACATGGTATGCCCGGATGCCCCCGCGAGCCCCTGCGCTCTGGCAGTCAGCAGGGATGGCCGCCTGCTGGCCTTCGTGGGACCCTCCAGGTGCACAGTGACAGTCATGGGCTCAGCCTCCCTTGACGAG CTGCTGCGCGTTGACATCGGCGCTCTGGACCTGGCCAGCGGCCGCCTGGACTCAGCCATGGCTGTGTGCTTTGGCCCTGCAGCTCTGGGCCACCTGCTGGTATCCACCTCGTCCAACAGAGTCGTGGTGCTGGATGCTGCGTCGGGCCGCGCCATCCGGGAG CTGCCCGGTGTCCACCCTGAGCCCTGCCCCTCCTTGACGCTCAGTGAAGACGCCCGCTTCCTGCTGATCGCCACCGGTCGGACTGTCAAGGTGTGGGACTACGCGACACAGGCCAGCCCAGGCCCCCAG GTGTACATCGGCCACTCGGAACCCGTGCAGGCTGTGGCCTTCTCTCCTGACCAGCAGCAGGTCCTCAGCGCAGGGGACGCCGTCTTCCTCTGGGATATCCTGGCCACTACTGAGAG cGATCAAAGCTTCCCCGGGGCCCCCCCAGCCTGCGAGGCAG GCCCGGGCACAGGACCGCTGGAGGATGCGGCGTCCAGGGCCAGCGAGCTCCCTCGGCAGCAGGTCCCCAAGCCATCTCGGGCATCTCCACCACGGCTAGGCGTCTGTGCCAGGCCTCTGGAAGGTGGCGATG GTACCTTTTCCACGTCGGATGAGGAAGGACCCTGTGAGGAGAGCTGTGACCCGGAGGGGCTTGGGCAGGCCTCAGGCCCACCTGTGCCCACGGAGGAGGAGGCCGGCAGGGCTGGAGACGGGGCCTGGGCTGCGGCAGTGGGCTCCTGGGGGCTTGCCCTGCCTCCCCGTCCCCCCGGCCAACCCCGTGAGCagtggagggcagggcagggacgcTGGTGCCGGTGCAGGGGCTTGAGGGCAGTCG GCGCCAGGGACACCAGGAATTCGGGGACCCCACGCACCACCTACCTGGCTTCCTACAAGTCCTTCACGCCTGCCAGGGTCAGCTGCAGCCCCCACTCTGCCAAG GGCACTTCCCTGCCTCCCGCCAGCGGTGGATGGCTGCGTCTGAAGGCTGTCGTTGGTTACGGCGGGAATGGGCGGGCCAACATGGTCTGGAGGCCGGACACAG GCTTCTTTGCCTACACGTGCGGTCGCCTGGTGGTGGTAGAGGACCTGCACTCTGGCGCTCAGCAGCACTGGCCCGGCCACCCTGCGGAGATCTCCACGCTGGCCCTCAGCCACAGTGCCCAG GTCCTGGCCTCTGCCTCGGGCCACAGCAGCACGACCGCCCATTGTCAGATCCGCGTCTGGGACGTGTCTGGTGGCCTCTGCCAGCATCTCATTTCCCACCATAGCACCACCGTGCTGGCCCTGGCTTTCTCACCAGATGACAGGCTTCTTGTCACATTGG GGGACCACGACGGCCGCACCCTCGCCCTGTGGGGCACGGCCACCTATGACCTCGTGTCCTACACCCGCCTCCCGGAGCCAGTGCATGGCGTGGCCTTCAACCCCTGGGATGCCGGCGAGCTCACCTGTGTGGGCCAGGGCACTGTCACCTTCCGGCTCCTGCAGCAGCGCGGGGCAGACGTCAGCCTTCAG GTGCATCGAGAGCCGGTCCCAGAGGCAGTGGGGGCTGGAGAGCTGACCTCGCTCTGCTACGGGGCACCCCCCCTGCTCTACTGTGGCACCAGCTCTGGCCAGGTCTGTGTCTGGGACACGCGTGCCGGCCGCTGCTTCCTGTCCTGGGAGGCGGACGACGGTGGCATTG GACTGTTGCTGTTCTCAGGCTCTCGGTTGGTCAGCGGCAGCAGCACAGGGCGGCTGCGCCTGTGGGCCGTGGGGGCTGTGTCGGAGCTGAGGTGCAAGGGTTCAGGCGCCAG GTCCAGTTCTGTGTTCATGGAACACGAGCTGCTGCTGGACGGGGCTGTGGTGAGCGCCAGCTTCGATGACAGCGTGGACATGGGCATCGTGGGCACCACGGCGGGCACGCTGTGGTTTGTCAGCTGGGCCGAGGGCACCAGCACGCGTCTCATCAGTGGCCACAGAAGCAAG GTGAACGAGGTGGTCTTCAGCCCCGGGGAGTCCCACGGCGCCACATGCAGTGAGGATGGGAGTGTGCGAGTGTGGGCCTTGGCCAGCATGGAGCTTGTGATCCAGTTCCAGGTGCTGAATCAG AGCTGCCTCTGCCTTGCATGGAGCCCCCGGTGCTGTGGCCGCCCTGAGCAGCAGCGGCTAGCGGCAGGCTATGGTGACGGCTCCCTGCGCATCTTCAGCGTCTCCCGCACGGCCATGGAACTCAAGATGCACCCCCACCCGGTGGCGCTGACCACTGTTGCCTTCTCCAGTGATG GTCAGACTGTCCTCTCTGGAGACAAGGATGGGCTCGTGGCTGTGAGCCACCGCTGCACAGGGACGACTTTCCGTGTGCTGAGTGACCACCAGGGCGCCCCAATCTCTACCATCTGTGTCACATGCAGAGAG TGTGGAGACTTAGGGGTGGAGGGCACAGACCTATGGCTGGCTGCCAGTGGGGACCAGCGGGTCAGCGTCTGGGCCTCCGACTGGCTGCGGAACCGCTGTGAGCTCGTGGACTGGTTGAGTTTCCCAATGCCTGCCACCACGGAG ACTCAGGGCCACCTGCCACCCTCCCTCGCTGCCTTCTGCCCTTGGGATGGGGCGCTACTGATGTACGTGGGCCCTGGTGTTTACAAGGAGGTGATCATCTACAACTTCTGCCAGAAGCAG AGGGCATGCTGA